A part of Sulfurimonas sp. HSL-1716 genomic DNA contains:
- a CDS encoding EF-hand domain-containing protein, whose product MTVSSSYNAYSSYSSSGVTSSAHRGKPDFEKMAQELLTSMDSDNSSSIDKTEFSAAAQALASNSNSSTSSTSSDTSSASDVFDTLDTNSDGTLSTDELMAALKNMKPPKPPQGQDGDMPPPPPGGMPPPNDSSSASSDTSGIDKLFSALDTNQDGSISSDELSALFGDSTDQDSSTTASASSTDNITKQISNDWLQKILSYYGNNSASSTDTTSLLNTSA is encoded by the coding sequence ATGACAGTTAGCTCTAGCTACAATGCATATTCGTCTTACAGCTCTTCGGGTGTTACCTCCTCTGCACACAGAGGAAAGCCTGATTTTGAAAAGATGGCACAAGAGCTGCTTACCTCTATGGACAGCGACAACAGCAGTTCCATAGACAAAACAGAATTCAGCGCGGCTGCACAAGCTCTCGCATCAAATTCAAACAGCAGCACCAGCAGCACTAGCAGCGACACTTCATCCGCATCAGATGTGTTCGATACGCTTGATACAAACAGCGACGGTACCCTAAGCACCGACGAGCTTATGGCAGCGCTTAAGAATATGAAGCCACCAAAACCTCCGCAGGGTCAAGACGGAGATATGCCTCCGCCTCCGCCGGGAGGAATGCCTCCACCGAATGATTCATCATCCGCATCATCGGATACTTCGGGCATCGACAAGCTTTTTTCGGCACTCGATACGAATCAAGACGGCAGCATCAGTTCCGATGAACTTTCCGCTCTTTTCGGGGATTCGACGGATCAAGACAGTTCAACAACCGCATCGGCATCCTCTACGGACAATATCACTAAACAGATCAGTAACGACTGGCTTCAAAAGATCCTCTCTTACTACGGCAACAACAGTGCATCCTCTACGGACACTACATCGCTTCTCAACACAAGCGCATGA
- a CDS encoding response regulator transcription factor translates to MINVLMIEDDDELAQLLKKSLEKEDIDVTLASTPLEGLSLFQKNSYDLLVLDLSLPQMDGMQICRLIRQESDIPIIISSARSDIRDKMMGFSRGADDYIPKPYDSQELVFRINAIMRRINPVMVKKTAPFEIDDERHEISKYNIPLQLTQAEYDIVSYMIRKERFVIAREELLLNIGSIRYESSLKSIDVIMGRIRQKIGDDPKNPRHIVSVRGVGYKFLNA, encoded by the coding sequence ATGATAAACGTATTGATGATCGAAGACGACGATGAGTTGGCGCAGCTGCTAAAAAAAAGCCTCGAAAAAGAGGATATCGACGTCACTCTGGCTTCTACTCCGCTGGAAGGATTGAGCCTTTTTCAAAAAAACAGCTACGACCTGCTCGTACTCGATCTCTCGCTTCCGCAGATGGACGGGATGCAGATATGCCGTCTTATACGTCAGGAAAGCGATATCCCCATCATCATCTCCTCAGCCCGTTCAGATATTAGAGACAAGATGATGGGATTCTCACGCGGTGCAGACGACTACATACCAAAACCGTACGACTCACAGGAGCTTGTCTTTCGCATCAATGCCATCATGCGGCGTATCAATCCCGTTATGGTAAAGAAAACGGCTCCTTTTGAAATAGATGACGAACGGCATGAGATCTCAAAATACAACATCCCTCTGCAACTGACGCAAGCAGAATACGACATAGTCTCGTATATGATAAGAAAAGAGCGTTTTGTCATAGCGCGCGAAGAGCTGCTTTTAAACATAGGCTCCATCCGTTACGAAAGCAGTCTCAAAAGTATAGACGTTATCATGGGGCGCATACGCCAAAAAATAGGAGACGACCCGAAAAATCCCAGACACATAGTATCCGTACGTGGAGTAGGATATAAGTTTCTCAATGCATAA
- a CDS encoding ArsS family sensor histidine kinase — protein MHKHSLLRLISIFFFLIFTLINGLFYIAHQHFSKQKESEQIRRFLLADRLFHDNKQDFSAELKQLMVRPSNLSSQELFSKGKILMELPFGKMVSFKDRTFFANDRPPPPPPPAFDLGRFDLMPPPLFAPWMDHFTSVVLEDIAPHSLKVFWAVVAAVDLLILLFFAYIIRKLLPLHRLKNAIIAFKDEDATLDLPVSGNDEISQITHEFNSALNKIAAMREARSLFLRNVLHELKTPIMKGSLTTDCLESSADQQRLKRIFSRMDYLLNEFAKMENFNSGEWRLNLQEYRFVDLLDHSCDMLLCSRKSIIVHGEENQLIVKADFDLFTVALKNLLDNALKYSVSKPVLTIKADAFEICSQGEPLPAEKQDFSRPFNRDFENSSAGLGLGLYITDSVLKKHGFRLIYKYTEGYNCFHVVLN, from the coding sequence ATGCATAAACACTCTCTTCTACGTCTTATCAGTATATTTTTCTTTCTCATCTTTACCCTTATAAACGGACTGTTCTACATAGCGCATCAGCACTTCAGCAAACAAAAAGAGAGCGAACAGATACGCCGTTTTCTTCTTGCGGACAGATTGTTTCATGACAATAAACAAGACTTTTCCGCAGAGCTGAAACAGCTTATGGTACGCCCATCAAACCTGTCTTCTCAAGAACTCTTTTCAAAAGGAAAGATACTTATGGAACTTCCCTTTGGCAAGATGGTGAGCTTTAAAGACCGTACTTTCTTTGCAAACGACAGACCTCCCCCGCCTCCGCCTCCGGCATTTGATCTCGGACGTTTTGACCTTATGCCTCCGCCTTTGTTTGCACCGTGGATGGATCATTTTACTTCCGTCGTTCTTGAGGACATCGCACCGCATTCGCTAAAAGTGTTTTGGGCCGTTGTAGCTGCAGTGGATTTACTCATCCTCCTGTTTTTCGCATATATTATCCGCAAGCTGCTTCCTCTGCACCGCCTCAAAAACGCGATCATCGCTTTTAAGGACGAAGACGCGACCCTCGATCTGCCCGTCAGCGGAAACGACGAGATATCTCAGATAACGCATGAGTTCAACTCCGCTTTAAACAAGATCGCGGCGATGCGCGAAGCACGTTCGCTCTTTTTAAGAAACGTCCTGCACGAGCTGAAAACACCCATCATGAAAGGTTCTCTCACGACCGATTGTCTGGAATCTTCCGCCGATCAACAACGGCTTAAGAGGATATTTTCACGTATGGATTACCTTTTAAACGAGTTTGCGAAAATGGAAAACTTCAACAGCGGAGAGTGGCGTCTAAATCTGCAAGAATACAGGTTTGTAGATCTTTTAGATCACTCCTGCGACATGCTCCTTTGCAGCAGAAAAAGCATCATCGTTCACGGAGAAGAGAACCAGCTCATCGTAAAAGCGGATTTTGATCTTTTCACCGTCGCGCTCAAAAACCTCCTCGACAATGCGCTGAAATACTCTGTATCAAAACCCGTCCTCACCATAAAAGCCGATGCTTTTGAGATATGCAGCCAAGGCGAGCCGCTGCCCGCAGAGAAGCAAGATTTCAGCAGACCCTTCAACCGCGATTTTGAAAACTCCTCCGCAGGTCTTGGACTGGGACTTTACATAACCGATTCTGTACTAAAAAAACATGGTTTCAGGCTCATCTACAAATATACAGAAGGATACAACTGCTTTCATGTCGTCTTAAATTAG
- a CDS encoding 4Fe-4S binding protein, whose translation MSVIIDDTCITCDACAQNCPVGAIVDDLNNPTGNPRYYVCPEKCVECVGIYDDPQCAAICPSIGCITWDMPFTKEFDGHFLNEEIYRLGMAKEGQVRSPAYKEKKFRKDISLVKRGIGEKVQEEPEELEAG comes from the coding sequence ATGTCGGTAATAATAGATGATACTTGTATAACCTGCGATGCATGTGCGCAAAACTGTCCGGTTGGGGCGATAGTGGATGATTTGAACAATCCGACGGGCAATCCCCGCTACTATGTTTGTCCTGAAAAATGCGTCGAGTGCGTCGGTATATATGACGATCCTCAGTGTGCGGCGATCTGTCCAAGCATCGGATGTATCACATGGGATATGCCTTTTACCAAAGAGTTCGACGGGCATTTTTTAAATGAAGAGATATACAGACTCGGCATGGCTAAAGAGGGACAGGTAAGATCTCCTGCATATAAAGAGAAAAAGTTCCGCAAAGATATCTCTCTTGTTAAACGCGGTATAGGTGAAAAAGTACAAGAAGAGCCTGAAGAATTGGAAGCCGGGTAA
- a CDS encoding 4Fe-4S dicluster domain-containing protein, which translates to MAVLITESCINCDACIEECPATAIVSTEESPLKDAEHTYVKPEKCIECMDAAVPKCADVCPSEGCIVWDMPYTKEYNDYFTKSDAYVIRVHKKKGLLSPAVNPQAYRENITKEQRENHVSIGETLRLYN; encoded by the coding sequence ATGGCCGTTCTTATCACTGAATCTTGCATAAACTGTGACGCCTGCATAGAGGAGTGCCCCGCAACGGCGATCGTAAGTACCGAAGAATCGCCTTTAAAAGATGCAGAGCATACCTATGTCAAGCCTGAAAAATGCATAGAGTGTATGGATGCCGCGGTACCTAAATGTGCCGATGTCTGTCCGAGCGAAGGATGTATAGTCTGGGATATGCCCTACACAAAAGAATATAACGACTACTTTACCAAAAGTGATGCGTATGTCATCCGCGTGCATAAGAAAAAGGGTTTGCTCTCCCCCGCAGTAAACCCGCAGGCCTACAGAGAGAACATCACAAAAGAGCAGAGAGAAAACCATGTCAGCATCGGTGAGACACTGAGGCTTTATAATTAG
- a CDS encoding NifB/NifX family molybdenum-iron cluster-binding protein has protein sequence MNVAFASTDGEKIDQHFGWSKSFYIYEVDKEKVEFVTVSDSSEEPEDEQEKLHYKIKTLGSSDIMYCTQIGPTASKMLQSSGIYPARVAEGQSIKEAAKKLQEMLNGNPPLWLQRIFHKSQNRSA, from the coding sequence ATGAACGTAGCATTTGCGTCGACTGACGGAGAGAAAATAGACCAGCATTTCGGCTGGTCGAAAAGTTTTTATATCTATGAAGTCGATAAAGAAAAAGTCGAGTTCGTTACGGTGTCCGACAGCTCAGAGGAGCCTGAGGACGAGCAGGAGAAGCTGCACTACAAGATCAAAACACTTGGGAGTTCGGACATCATGTACTGCACGCAGATAGGGCCGACCGCTTCGAAGATGCTTCAATCTTCAGGCATCTATCCCGCAAGAGTCGCCGAGGGCCAGAGCATTAAAGAAGCTGCAAAAAAACTGCAGGAGATGTTAAACGGCAATCCGCCTTTATGGCTGCAGAGGATATTTCATAAATCACAGAACAGGAGTGCGTAA
- a CDS encoding 4Fe-4S dicluster domain-containing protein — protein MAVMITDECINCDACASECPVAAILSDDNEKNPYEGERFYVKPETCVECVSHADTPRCAEACPTEGSIVWDMPYTVEFNEYFTQGNESGTYKIREHKSKGLMLPAVKEQAFIAEISMDARASHANVMDSF, from the coding sequence ATGGCTGTAATGATAACTGATGAGTGTATAAACTGTGATGCGTGCGCATCGGAATGCCCGGTAGCTGCGATACTTTCTGACGATAATGAGAAAAATCCGTATGAGGGCGAGAGATTTTACGTAAAACCCGAAACATGCGTGGAGTGTGTGAGTCATGCCGACACTCCCCGCTGTGCGGAAGCCTGTCCGACGGAAGGTTCCATCGTCTGGGATATGCCTTATACCGTGGAATTCAATGAGTATTTTACCCAAGGCAATGAAAGCGGAACGTACAAGATCCGTGAACACAAATCAAAAGGACTTATGCTTCCTGCCGTAAAAGAGCAGGCGTTTATAGCAGAGATATCTATGGATGCCCGAGCATCGCATGCGAACGTCATGGATTCGTTTTAA
- a CDS encoding NifU family protein translates to MSETFNTAIREFEAKNYAYAYDLFEEAARTGDINAQYALGAFYERGMLGGIDEDKALEYFKKAADCGHIDAQLKTGLLYRQKGEIFESMRYLITAAHNNNRQAQSIITYVSNSSLSAEKNEAFHLLEESKQRALVEELLQTKIRPMLAGDGGGIELVHYAAKEKPQVWLNYQGACSGCHLSFTSTADMLLDHFETMIDKNVVLYLM, encoded by the coding sequence ATGAGCGAGACATTCAATACGGCGATACGGGAGTTCGAGGCAAAAAACTACGCCTATGCGTACGATCTATTTGAAGAAGCCGCCCGCACAGGCGATATAAATGCACAATACGCTTTGGGAGCTTTTTACGAAAGAGGCATGCTCGGCGGTATAGATGAGGACAAAGCTTTGGAGTACTTTAAAAAAGCCGCAGACTGCGGTCATATAGACGCCCAGCTGAAGACGGGACTGTTGTACAGACAAAAGGGAGAGATCTTCGAGTCTATGCGCTATCTCATTACGGCGGCGCATAACAATAACAGACAGGCGCAGTCGATCATCACGTATGTGAGCAACTCCTCTTTGTCCGCAGAGAAGAACGAAGCGTTTCACCTTTTGGAAGAATCCAAACAAAGAGCCTTGGTAGAGGAGCTGCTGCAAACAAAGATACGTCCTATGCTCGCGGGTGACGGCGGCGGGATAGAGCTTGTACATTATGCAGCAAAAGAGAAACCGCAGGTGTGGCTGAACTACCAAGGCGCATGTTCGGGCTGTCATCTCTCTTTTACGTCAACGGCGGATATGCTGCTTGATCATTTTGAAACAATGATAGACAAAAATGTCGTACTTTATCTAATGTAG
- a CDS encoding tetratricopeptide repeat protein, which produces MKKILLIISLFLSVNLFADMMKDGSSAYEKGNLDDAISIWSKACSDGFMEACDKLGSMYYFGYGTQKDRLKAKELFLKVCISGNGEDCAKVARMYDYGYGIKQDRKKAAELYKKACDAGFKKSCRKYKELKRKGY; this is translated from the coding sequence ATGAAAAAAATATTATTGATAATTTCCTTGTTTTTAAGTGTTAATCTTTTTGCGGACATGATGAAAGACGGTTCCTCGGCGTACGAGAAGGGTAATCTCGACGATGCCATAAGCATATGGTCAAAAGCGTGCAGCGACGGTTTTATGGAAGCGTGTGACAAACTCGGCTCGATGTATTATTTTGGATACGGTACGCAAAAAGACCGTCTTAAAGCTAAAGAGCTGTTTTTAAAAGTATGTATATCGGGCAACGGCGAAGACTGCGCGAAAGTTGCAAGGATGTACGACTACGGCTACGGCATAAAACAGGATAGGAAAAAAGCGGCGGAACTTTACAAAAAAGCATGCGATGCTGGCTTTAAAAAGAGCTGTAGAAAATACAAGGAGTTAAAAAGAAAAGGCTACTAA
- a CDS encoding ABC transporter ATP-binding protein, which yields MNNEPITLKYIFRLILHNRSALIYGQIITVIAILLSVPIPLMLPVMVDEVLLHKPSHFVHTIDFLFGTGSAFYYIGLVTLAVILLRFIYFVLGVIITKIFTKISKYVTFMIRRRLIEHLKIASMNEYETLGSGAITANLITDVNTLDAFIITSVSRFVSSVLTLVAVGVVMIMIDPTLGVLILFIQPLIMFISKKMAKRVGVLKKEENESIEKFQEEVGETLELYGQIKASNKENYFFSKAIIQADTIQKTSNEFGYKSVAYEKLSYTIFLVVFELLRASGLLLVAYSDLSIGMMFAMFGYIWFIMTPVQDILSMQYSYASAMSAIKRLNKILALKTEASGKEVLDSAQVDISLKHLSFSYTADKKILQDISFDIPSGSKIALIGASGSGKTTLAQVISGFYEKDEGALTYNGINIEELDKHSLRQRIFLVLQMPILFNSTLRFNITMGDDRINDEAIYKALETAQLREMIDAMPRGLDTIVGHHGVRLSGGQRQRLSIARMIIADPSVVIFDESTSALDVQTEAKLYTAVMPLLKEKTVITIAHRLSTVKNADMIYVLDSGKIVQSGTHKELEEQEGHYMEFIKNQLI from the coding sequence ATGAATAATGAACCCATAACGCTGAAATATATTTTTAGGCTCATACTGCACAACAGATCAGCTTTGATATACGGGCAGATCATAACGGTGATCGCCATACTTCTTAGTGTTCCGATCCCGCTTATGCTTCCCGTCATGGTGGATGAGGTGCTGCTGCACAAACCGTCGCACTTCGTACATACGATCGATTTTCTTTTCGGCACCGGCAGTGCATTTTACTACATAGGACTCGTCACTCTGGCAGTCATTTTACTGCGGTTCATATATTTTGTTCTGGGCGTCATCATCACAAAAATATTTACGAAAATATCCAAGTATGTGACCTTTATGATAAGACGCAGACTCATAGAACATCTCAAGATCGCCTCCATGAACGAGTACGAGACTCTTGGAAGCGGTGCGATCACAGCCAATCTCATCACTGACGTGAACACGCTCGATGCTTTCATCATTACCAGCGTAAGCCGTTTTGTTTCTTCTGTTTTGACCCTTGTGGCCGTAGGCGTGGTCATGATCATGATAGACCCGACTCTGGGAGTACTTATCCTTTTCATACAGCCTCTCATAATGTTCATCAGTAAAAAGATGGCAAAAAGGGTAGGCGTATTAAAAAAAGAGGAGAACGAATCGATCGAGAAGTTTCAAGAGGAGGTGGGAGAGACTCTGGAGCTTTACGGGCAGATAAAAGCAAGCAACAAAGAGAACTATTTTTTCTCTAAGGCCATCATTCAGGCAGATACGATCCAGAAGACTTCAAACGAGTTCGGATACAAAAGCGTCGCCTACGAGAAGCTTTCATACACCATCTTTCTTGTAGTCTTCGAGCTTCTGCGTGCCAGCGGGCTTTTGCTTGTGGCGTACAGTGATCTGAGTATCGGGATGATGTTTGCGATGTTTGGCTACATCTGGTTTATCATGACTCCCGTACAGGATATCCTCTCCATGCAGTACTCCTACGCTTCTGCGATGAGCGCGATAAAGAGGCTCAACAAGATACTCGCGCTAAAAACGGAAGCCAGCGGAAAAGAGGTGCTCGATTCGGCACAAGTGGATATATCTTTAAAACATCTGAGCTTTTCATATACCGCGGATAAGAAGATACTTCAGGATATCTCCTTTGATATCCCTTCAGGTTCGAAGATAGCGCTCATCGGGGCTAGCGGAAGCGGAAAAACCACATTGGCTCAGGTGATATCTGGATTTTACGAAAAGGATGAAGGGGCTCTTACATACAACGGCATAAACATAGAAGAACTCGACAAACATTCGCTCAGACAGCGGATATTCTTAGTTCTTCAGATGCCTATACTCTTCAACTCTACGCTGCGTTTCAATATCACGATGGGAGACGATCGCATTAATGACGAGGCGATATATAAAGCGCTTGAAACAGCACAGCTGCGTGAGATGATAGATGCGATGCCGCGCGGTCTGGACACCATCGTAGGACATCATGGTGTCCGTCTCTCAGGAGGGCAGAGACAGCGTCTGAGTATCGCAAGGATGATAATCGCCGATCCGAGCGTCGTCATCTTCGATGAATCGACCTCCGCGCTCGATGTGCAGACGGAGGCAAAACTTTACACCGCCGTTATGCCGCTTTTAAAAGAGAAAACAGTCATAACCATAGCCCACCGCTTGAGTACGGTCAAAAACGCGGATATGATCTACGTACTTGACAGCGGAAAGATAGTGCAAAGCGGAACTCATAAAGAGCTTGAAGAGCAAGAGGGGCACTATATGGAGTTTATAAAGAATCAGTTGATATAA
- a CDS encoding NUDIX domain-containing protein, translated as MKRVEFGDHYRDRTNAVFLAIYVKEISPWKYFNDDIKHMICPALIMIDRWDGRMGFPGGTVNEGEDLLDALVREVKEEVGITVKPEKVRPIATHVGKIATHLYALEVLEIEFLHIYYHILNNFSRSILLHAYEEGDKSHFMSEITGIKIVPVFEHKNKGINLFLQNSFAGSSKNEILIMLDELFKIDITKFN; from the coding sequence ATGAAACGTGTAGAATTCGGCGATCATTACAGAGACAGGACAAATGCCGTTTTTTTGGCTATCTACGTAAAAGAGATATCGCCATGGAAATATTTTAACGACGATATAAAACATATGATATGCCCTGCGCTCATCATGATAGACAGATGGGACGGAAGGATGGGATTTCCCGGAGGTACCGTCAATGAGGGCGAAGATCTCCTGGACGCTTTGGTGCGCGAGGTCAAAGAGGAAGTGGGTATCACGGTAAAGCCCGAAAAAGTCCGCCCGATCGCAACGCATGTAGGAAAGATAGCCACGCATCTTTATGCGCTTGAGGTACTGGAGATAGAGTTTTTGCACATCTACTACCATATCCTAAACAACTTTTCGCGTTCGATCCTTCTGCATGCCTACGAAGAGGGAGACAAATCGCATTTTATGTCCGAGATCACGGGCATAAAGATCGTCCCCGTCTTTGAACACAAGAACAAGGGGATCAATCTCTTTTTGCAAAACTCCTTTGCGGGTTCTTCAAAGAATGAAATACTGATCATGCTCGACGAACTTTTTAAGATCGATATAACCAAGTTTAACTGA
- a CDS encoding metallophosphoesterase, whose protein sequence is MNALMFGTIFSAVFVLLNLYIHKRLIEKLDLSKKIKHFLNIFLLVNFFGIVAYISARYYINIPSWLYYLLSLPIGVLFLLFCTAVVYDVSRLVLSIAPISSSRRNFFKRSLDISSLFVAVSLSARAMYEARFVEVEKVSVKIKGLARPYKIAQISDLHIGGLIGREFIKEVVQKVNALTPDLIVITGDLVDVKALYAKDTTDEFKELRSKYGTYYIVGNHEYFHGIKEIIKAVKALGIRVLENENVYIGEEGRGFNLAGVYDVFGYRTKTYMPDLQKALQGIKDSPTVLLAHQPRFIEEVKEKVDLMLSGHTHGGQIYPFKFLISLVQPYISGLHRHRKDLQIYVNKGTGFWGPPMRLGANSEITDMTLEPS, encoded by the coding sequence ATGAACGCGCTTATGTTTGGAACGATATTCTCGGCCGTATTTGTATTGTTGAATCTCTATATCCATAAAAGGCTCATAGAGAAGCTCGACCTCTCAAAGAAGATAAAACATTTTCTAAATATCTTTTTGCTCGTTAACTTTTTTGGCATCGTCGCTTATATTTCGGCGAGGTATTACATAAACATCCCGAGCTGGCTTTATTATCTGCTCTCTTTGCCTATCGGCGTACTTTTTTTGCTTTTTTGTACCGCTGTTGTCTATGACGTTTCAAGGCTTGTGCTTTCTATCGCGCCCATCTCATCCTCGCGCAGGAATTTTTTTAAAAGATCTCTTGATATCTCCTCTCTTTTCGTAGCGGTCTCTCTCAGCGCCAGAGCGATGTATGAAGCGAGGTTCGTAGAGGTCGAAAAAGTGAGCGTCAAGATAAAAGGGCTTGCGCGTCCCTATAAAATAGCGCAGATCAGCGACCTGCACATAGGCGGTCTTATCGGCAGAGAGTTCATAAAAGAGGTCGTGCAAAAGGTCAATGCCCTAACGCCAGATCTGATAGTGATAACGGGAGATCTTGTCGATGTCAAAGCCCTTTATGCAAAAGATACGACTGATGAGTTCAAAGAACTTCGTTCCAAATACGGAACATACTACATCGTCGGAAACCATGAGTATTTTCACGGTATAAAGGAGATAATAAAAGCCGTAAAGGCGCTCGGCATAAGAGTGCTTGAAAACGAGAACGTCTATATCGGAGAAGAGGGAAGAGGGTTCAATCTCGCCGGCGTTTACGACGTTTTTGGATATAGGACGAAAACATACATGCCCGACCTGCAAAAAGCACTGCAAGGCATCAAAGACTCTCCGACCGTCCTTTTGGCGCATCAGCCGCGCTTTATAGAAGAGGTCAAAGAAAAAGTGGATCTGATGCTAAGCGGTCATACCCACGGCGGGCAGATATATCCGTTTAAATTTCTGATAAGCCTTGTGCAGCCTTATATCAGCGGACTGCACCGCCATAGAAAAGACCTGCAGATATACGTCAATAAAGGAACGGGTTTCTGGGGACCGCCGATGAGGCTGGGAGCCAACTCCGAGATAACCGATATGACGCTCGAACCTTCGTAA
- a CDS encoding glutaminase — MDIEKILQEIQEEIKPFMSQGKVADYIPALAKVDPDQFAMSVTLFDGTTHSIGCSDTKFSIQSISKVFTFTKSLNIYSKELYKRVGKEPSGNPFNSLVQLEYERGIPRNPFINAGAIVITDTLLSHYKNVNDTFEKVMDFIKAVAGDRAITHDQEVCDSEYAHGYRNLALANLMKSFGNLDNDVEDVVKTYFKHCSVTMSTKELSRAMLFLANHGTDPISNHRFITDNQAKRVNAMMLTCGHYDASGEFAFHVGLPGKSGVGGGIVAVVPKQMSIAVFSPRLNSWGNSLAGTQALELFSQKSGLSVF, encoded by the coding sequence ATCGACATCGAAAAGATACTTCAAGAGATACAAGAGGAGATAAAGCCCTTTATGTCGCAGGGAAAAGTAGCGGACTACATCCCGGCTCTTGCCAAGGTCGACCCGGACCAGTTTGCTATGAGCGTCACTCTTTTCGACGGCACGACGCACAGTATCGGATGCAGCGACACGAAATTTTCCATCCAAAGCATCTCCAAGGTCTTCACCTTTACCAAATCTCTTAATATCTACAGTAAAGAGCTTTACAAAAGAGTCGGAAAAGAGCCTTCGGGAAACCCTTTTAACTCACTGGTACAGCTGGAATATGAAAGAGGTATCCCGAGAAATCCTTTTATAAACGCCGGAGCTATCGTCATCACCGATACGCTGCTCTCACACTATAAAAATGTAAACGACACTTTCGAAAAAGTCATGGATTTCATAAAAGCGGTCGCCGGCGACAGAGCGATCACGCATGATCAGGAGGTCTGCGACTCCGAATATGCGCACGGGTACAGAAACCTTGCCCTTGCAAATCTTATGAAAAGTTTTGGCAATCTGGATAACGACGTCGAAGATGTCGTCAAAACCTATTTTAAACACTGTTCGGTCACAATGAGTACAAAAGAGCTTTCGCGTGCAATGCTGTTCTTGGCCAACCACGGCACCGATCCCATCTCAAACCATCGGTTCATCACGGACAATCAGGCAAAAAGGGTAAATGCCATGATGCTTACCTGCGGGCATTACGATGCCTCGGGAGAGTTTGCTTTTCATGTGGGGCTTCCCGGCAAAAGCGGTGTAGGAGGAGGTATCGTCGCAGTGGTGCCAAAACAGATGAGCATTGCCGTTTTCTCACCGAGGCTCAACAGCTGGGGCAATTCGCTTGCCGGAACGCAGGCACTCGAGCTCTTTTCCCAAAAGAGCGGGCTCTCCGTTTTTTAG
- a CDS encoding cupin domain-containing protein encodes MIKKAVMDIASIEQKAGKGVSMKMLLSGEEAENFAMRQFTIKAGGYMPLHTNSVEHEQFVLQGRAKVTVGDEVFEAKKGDILYIPADAPHMYETIGDEDYEFLCLVPKKEDTISILSC; translated from the coding sequence ATGATAAAAAAAGCGGTTATGGACATAGCTTCTATAGAGCAAAAAGCGGGTAAAGGCGTTTCTATGAAGATGCTTCTCTCAGGAGAAGAGGCCGAAAATTTTGCGATGAGGCAGTTTACTATCAAAGCGGGCGGATATATGCCTCTTCATACGAACAGCGTGGAGCATGAGCAGTTCGTGTTGCAAGGCAGAGCAAAAGTAACCGTCGGCGATGAGGTGTTCGAAGCAAAAAAAGGAGACATCCTTTATATCCCCGCAGATGCGCCTCATATGTATGAGACGATAGGCGATGAGGATTATGAGTTTTTATGTCTCGTACCCAAAAAAGAAGATACTATCAGCATCCTTTCATGCTGA
- a CDS encoding TraR/DksA C4-type zinc finger protein yields MTTSQKEQIKENIVEHIASLENEITELQEKIKPIAPDCSLGDLTRFEMMHEQDVFHKALRNSQTRLNRLKHILGTIDGDDEYGSCAECGEDILFERLLLLPEAKHCTDCASDR; encoded by the coding sequence ATGACTACTTCACAAAAAGAGCAGATCAAAGAGAATATCGTCGAGCATATCGCGTCGCTCGAAAATGAGATAACAGAACTGCAGGAGAAAATAAAACCTATAGCACCGGATTGTTCCCTGGGCGACCTGACGCGTTTTGAGATGATGCATGAACAGGATGTGTTTCATAAAGCTCTGCGTAACTCGCAGACACGGCTTAACAGGCTGAAGCATATTCTCGGCACTATAGACGGTGACGATGAATATGGAAGCTGTGCCGAATGCGGCGAAGATATCCTTTTTGAACGTCTTTTGCTTCTTCCCGAAGCTAAGCATTGTACGGATTGCGCCTCAGACAGATGA